TAAGATAGAGAAGAAAGGGTTCATGTACCATGCCTGCTCGGGTATTTGCCTTGGGATTTTGTTGGTTTTCACTGGATCCTCAATAGCGGGCTTCTTAAAACCTACATAACTACCCACAAAAACAAGTGGAACTGAAATTCCGAACCACAAGAGGACTAATACAATCATGGTACCAAACGGCACAGCCCCCGATGATTTCTCACCCCAAATTAGTGCATTCAAGACGAAGAAAATAGCAAAGAGGATTCCCGGGAACATAAAAGCTGTTTTAAGCGTAATTTTCTTCCATTCTGTTCCTTTGAACATCTTGTACAGCCGAGCTGAGGCGTATCCGGCAAAAATGCCCATGAACACCCACAGAAGTAGCATAGCTGTCATTAGCCCTCCACGGTTAGAAGGAGATAGGAACCCAAGTGCTGCAAAGATCATTGTAATTAGTATCAttccaaaaaattgaacacCAGTTCCAACATAAACACAGAGCAAATCCGAGTTTGTTGGAGGCCTGAAAACATCCCCATGAACTAATTTCCACCCAGTTTCTTCTTGAGCTTCTTCCTGAGTCTCCAACTGGTTGTACTTGGAGATGTCACGGTAAAGAGTCCGCAACATAATCATGGCAACCATTCCGGAGAGGAAAAGAACAATCATCAGAGAATTAACAATCGAGAACCAATGGATTTGATCATCAGCCATGTAAAGATAAGTATCCCATCTAGAAGCCCACTTGACTTCACTCTCCTACAAAACAGACGACAGAGTAAGGCAGTGATACACAATAATCAAGCCCTTCTTCTCAACACGAAACAACTCCGCCCGcagcaacaaagaaaattacctGAAATTCCACATCATATGTGAAGATGATTTCCTTCTTGTCTTCAACCTCCTGTGGAGATTCAGAGCTAGTTACTGTGCGTTTTGCATGAGGATCACATGTGGTTAATCGAGTTTTATCATTCCATTCACCTTCATATTCATGCTTAACACtgaaaacacaacaaaattgaaagatCAAGAACAGGTTTGAATAAACAGGAATAAAGCTGAAGCACATCATAACACTCGGCATCAGCATCGTATTACCTGAATGGTCTGACTTCAAATCCCACAATTCTTGCAGCATCAGTCATTTCATCCTTATGATACTTTACAGTAAATGTCAAGTGATTGTGGATAAAATACTTCTCCTCTGTTCTCTAGTAATTCAGGAAAAAGTCGAGAAATCAAGATCTAATTGGCCATTTGAAAAGAGACTTTACTAGCAGCAATTGATATAATACTTACTCCAGCATACTGCCCCTTCAAACCAACATGGAAACCATGCTGATAAACCAAAGTGTCCATATCAGGTCTTTTAAAAGGCACAACTAGAGGGAGATTATCCAAGATCCTGTTAAACAAACCATCAGCA
This Sesamum indicum cultivar Zhongzhi No. 13 linkage group LG5, S_indicum_v1.0, whole genome shotgun sequence DNA region includes the following protein-coding sequences:
- the LOC105162928 gene encoding transmembrane 9 superfamily member 9-like, whose translation is MEVVGRRPHVICVSVCLTLLLFINAADSFYLPGVAPQDFVKGDLLKVKVNKLTSVKTQLPYSYYSIPYCKPEKIVDSAENLGEVLRGDRIENSPYVFKMREAQMCNVVCRITLNAKEAKEFKEKIDDEYRVNMILDNLPLVVPFKRPDMDTLVYQHGFHVGLKGQYAGRTEEKYFIHNHLTFTVKYHKDEMTDAARIVGFEVRPFSVKHEYEGEWNDKTRLTTCDPHAKRTVTSSESPQEVEDKKEIIFTYDVEFQESEVKWASRWDTYLYMADDQIHWFSIVNSLMIVLFLSGMVAMIMLRTLYRDISKYNQLETQEEAQEETGWKLVHGDVFRPPTNSDLLCVYVGTGVQFFGMILITMIFAALGFLSPSNRGGLMTAMLLLWVFMGIFAGYASARLYKMFKGTEWKKITLKTAFMFPGILFAIFFVLNALIWGEKSSGAVPFGTMIVLVLLWFGISVPLVFVGSYVGFKKPAIEDPVKTNKIPRQIPEQAWYMNPFFSILIGGILPFGAVFIELFFILTSIWLHQFYYIFGFLFLVFIILLVTCAEITIVLCYFQLCSEDYLWWWRSYLTSGSSALYLFLYAAFYFFTKLNITKPVSGILYFGYMLIGSYAFFVLTGTIGFYACFWFTRLIYSSVKID